The Limosilactobacillus panis DNA segment ACATCATTAACCCGGCATTCATATTGCCTGTTTTATCATTAACAACCTTCTGTAAACTGTTGTAAAGAACCTGTTGACGGTCACCGTTTACCTCAAAGGATTGGTAGTAAAAAAGGCCATTGTAATTACTGTTCATCGTTTCGTCAAGGACGTTTAAAATAACGGGAGTCTTAAATATGGTCTCCTGGCTTGAAAGGTCAAAGAGAGCTAACTTGTTACTGTGGGTAGATGCCTGCATTAGTTTAAACTTCCGATCTGGGTGCTTACT contains these protein-coding regions:
- a CDS encoding antibiotic biosynthesis monooxygenase, which codes for MLTKLSFTFGSHQILQGIMSKHPDRKFKLMQASTHSNKLALFDLSSQETIFKTPVILNVLDETMNSNYNGLFYYQSFEVNGDRQQVLYNSLQKVVNDKTGNMNAGLMMSVANKAESATLILLTVWDSFEDLTAWKNSDSFAALTNFTSMGSDNYYYDETYRPIA